The Chryseolinea soli genome contains a region encoding:
- a CDS encoding relaxase/mobilization nuclease domain-containing protein: MVAKVISGKDIQGALNYNEHKVLEGKAECIMGNLFKDEVGKLTFYDKLNRFTDLNNRNKRTKTNTLHISLNFDATERLKVSELNAIATTYMNRIGFGDQPYLVYEHKDAAHQHVHIVTTIIKKDGKRIPIHYLGKNESEKARKEIEKEFNLVVAEKQNKSNDVVIQPVNIEKAIYGKSLTKKAISNVVNAVTRSYKYTSLPELNAVLRQFNVVADRGNEQSKMFEKKGLLYSMVNEKGERVGIPIKASSIWGKPMLSYLEKQFKLNEVLRQPQNEKLKVLIDKALRDNSISTREKLIKVLLKNNVHTILRTNPQGRTYGITFIDNTNRTVFNGSDLGKAYSASAIMERLTMNEDAVKPFRPGFSRVDPITDDHTSTSSGDSLLQQLIQSEHTLSANPDAALRLGRRKKRRKGLRL, from the coding sequence ATGGTCGCCAAAGTGATTAGTGGAAAAGACATACAAGGTGCCCTTAATTACAACGAGCACAAGGTCCTCGAAGGGAAGGCGGAATGCATTATGGGCAACCTGTTTAAAGACGAAGTCGGTAAGCTTACGTTCTATGATAAGCTCAACCGGTTCACCGATCTCAATAACCGGAACAAGCGTACCAAAACCAACACGCTTCATATCTCGCTCAATTTTGACGCGACCGAAAGATTAAAGGTTAGTGAGCTCAATGCAATAGCCACCACGTACATGAACAGAATCGGTTTTGGCGATCAGCCTTATCTAGTATACGAACACAAGGATGCAGCGCACCAGCACGTCCATATCGTGACCACCATCATAAAAAAGGATGGTAAGAGAATCCCGATTCACTATCTGGGAAAAAACGAATCCGAAAAAGCGAGAAAGGAAATCGAAAAGGAATTTAACCTGGTTGTTGCCGAAAAGCAGAACAAGAGTAACGATGTTGTCATTCAACCGGTGAATATCGAAAAAGCGATTTACGGCAAGTCCCTAACCAAGAAGGCGATTTCAAATGTGGTAAACGCGGTGACACGATCCTACAAGTACACCTCCCTGCCGGAATTGAATGCCGTCCTCAGGCAGTTCAATGTTGTCGCAGACCGCGGCAATGAGCAATCAAAGATGTTTGAAAAGAAAGGACTTCTCTACTCCATGGTGAATGAAAAGGGCGAACGGGTAGGCATCCCTATAAAAGCAAGCTCCATTTGGGGTAAGCCCATGCTGAGTTACCTGGAAAAGCAATTCAAACTCAATGAAGTCCTTCGTCAGCCGCAAAACGAAAAGCTAAAGGTACTTATTGACAAGGCTCTGCGTGATAATTCGATTTCAACGCGTGAGAAACTGATAAAAGTATTGCTAAAGAACAATGTGCATACCATCCTCCGAACGAACCCACAAGGACGCACGTATGGAATCACCTTCATCGATAATACAAACAGGACCGTGTTTAATGGTAGTGATTTGGGGAAAGCCTATAGCGCCAGCGCTATTATGGAGAGACTCACCATGAACGAAGATGCGGTAAAACCTTTCCGTCCGGGATTCTCACGAGTCGATCCAATCACAGATGATCATACATCCACCTCATCCGGTGATTCTTTGTTACAGCAGCTCATCCAATCGGAGCACACCCTATCCGCAAATCCAGATGCCGCATTACGGTTAGGAAGAAGAAAAAAAAGAAGAAAAGGTCTTCGCCTCTAA
- a CDS encoding helix-turn-helix domain-containing protein has product MTTTEITQEKLENFKRDLLREVRKMVSESQSPPTRKWLKTQEILKMLSISQGTLQHLRIKGILPFTKIGGVILYDRDEIEKVLRDNKSNRDFPSRKNNPWRKI; this is encoded by the coding sequence ATGACAACAACAGAAATAACACAGGAAAAACTGGAGAATTTCAAGCGGGACCTGCTTCGGGAAGTCAGAAAAATGGTGTCAGAAAGTCAGAGCCCTCCCACTCGTAAGTGGCTGAAGACTCAAGAAATTCTGAAGATGCTTTCCATCTCCCAAGGCACGCTGCAGCACCTCCGAATCAAAGGGATCTTGCCTTTTACTAAAATCGGTGGAGTTATTCTTTACGACCGAGACGAAATTGAAAAAGTGCTCCGGGACAATAAAAGTAATCGGGATTTCCCTTCCCGAAAGAACAATCCCTGGCGAAAAATCTAA
- a CDS encoding Crp/Fnr family transcriptional regulator, which yields MDTERLFELLNRIYPVSEEFRNAIERELIQLSFPKNHVLLEPPNVAGHSYFINSGFAISYTYFEGKKDITWLWPAGGIMVAGKSLFEQVASREFIQLVEPSELLCMSYHSLLKLFEAYPETNILYRAVLHQYFEQSQARIEDMKNLSAIQNYRKLINGFPGIEQVLSQEQISSYLGIAPQSLSRMKKRNERS from the coding sequence ATGGACACAGAAAGGCTCTTTGAATTATTAAACCGGATTTACCCTGTTTCCGAGGAATTCAGGAATGCCATTGAAAGGGAGCTTATTCAGCTTTCTTTTCCTAAGAATCATGTACTGCTAGAACCACCCAATGTTGCGGGTCATTCCTATTTTATCAATTCCGGATTTGCCATATCCTATACCTATTTTGAAGGAAAGAAAGACATTACATGGCTTTGGCCTGCTGGTGGAATCATGGTAGCGGGAAAGAGTCTTTTTGAACAAGTCGCCTCCAGAGAATTTATTCAGCTGGTTGAACCAAGTGAGCTTTTGTGCATGAGTTATCACAGCCTCCTAAAGTTGTTTGAGGCCTATCCGGAGACTAATATTTTGTATAGGGCCGTGCTTCACCAATACTTTGAGCAGAGTCAGGCACGCATTGAGGACATGAAAAATTTAAGTGCTATCCAGAACTATCGTAAACTGATTAATGGATTTCCAGGCATCGAACAAGTCCTTTCGCAAGAGCAGATATCCTCCTACTTAGGAATTGCTCCACAATCTCTTAGTCGAATGAAAAAGCGAAATGAGCGGTCTTAA
- a CDS encoding DUF6520 family protein: protein MKTARIFLSIIALLLGFAGAVTSKTMTDITNHGVIQNTSNQFATIEANVCDNDLNGGAQCTLQNGSASNAYKVSAPSKPLFRPS, encoded by the coding sequence ATGAAAACTGCAAGAATTTTTCTGAGCATTATTGCGCTGTTGTTGGGATTTGCCGGTGCGGTGACTTCCAAAACCATGACCGACATTACCAATCATGGTGTCATCCAGAACACGTCAAATCAGTTCGCGACGATTGAGGCGAATGTTTGCGACAACGATTTGAATGGTGGGGCGCAATGTACGTTGCAAAACGGAAGTGCGTCCAATGCCTATAAGGTGTCAGCTCCTTCCAAACCATTGTTCCGGCCTTCTTAA
- a CDS encoding serine/threonine protein kinase: MKRANVPTSVEMRGTIENSFIGDYRIISVMKASPLGRVMMAIYFRNFWFRTCVLKEAIILDMSLASRTRRERLSWQFELHKRLAGELPVASPIGMFESEDAAYLVLDYVKGEILQDAIDRVFIEHSFSALSKERRSCIISWLLEIVQIIEKMHALGYIHRDISASNFIVSKSGQLYLLDMEMAFDFAGQGRSRPLFQGSTPGYSSPQQLRGSRPIVQDDIYAIGALILNGLAHMHPRTANLKDRGKLIALLQKSIGHAEIVKLIVECLDPTPSRRPELSNIKQALSSFKFLV; encoded by the coding sequence ATGAAACGCGCGAATGTACCGACCTCCGTTGAAATGCGCGGGACAATTGAAAATTCTTTTATTGGAGACTATAGGATTATTTCTGTTATGAAGGCTAGTCCGTTAGGAAGGGTGATGATGGCTATATACTTCAGGAATTTCTGGTTCAGAACCTGTGTATTAAAAGAAGCTATTATACTTGATATGAGTTTGGCGAGTAGAACCAGACGAGAGCGGCTTTCCTGGCAGTTTGAACTGCACAAGCGACTCGCTGGTGAGTTGCCGGTAGCCAGTCCTATTGGCATGTTTGAGTCAGAAGATGCCGCCTACCTTGTGTTAGACTACGTCAAAGGTGAAATTTTGCAGGACGCAATAGATCGAGTTTTTATTGAACATTCCTTTTCGGCCCTTTCAAAAGAGAGAAGGAGTTGCATAATCAGCTGGCTTTTGGAGATTGTTCAGATAATCGAAAAAATGCATGCCCTCGGATATATACACAGGGATATATCCGCTTCGAATTTTATTGTCTCCAAATCTGGGCAATTGTATTTATTGGATATGGAGATGGCTTTTGACTTTGCAGGCCAAGGGAGGTCACGTCCGTTGTTCCAAGGGTCGACCCCAGGATATTCTTCGCCGCAGCAGCTGCGTGGCTCCAGGCCAATTGTCCAAGATGATATCTACGCAATAGGGGCATTAATCCTGAACGGATTAGCCCATATGCATCCAAGGACAGCGAACCTGAAGGACCGCGGGAAATTGATTGCATTGCTACAGAAATCCATTGGTCATGCAGAAATTGTCAAGCTCATTGTGGAATGCCTGGACCCAACTCCTAGCCGAAGACCGGAATTAAGCAATATCAAGCAAGCGTTGAGTTCCTTTAAGTTCCTGGTTTAG
- the mobC gene encoding plasmid mobilization relaxosome protein MobC produces MTRKKVEADEKLIHKITIRVSDPFLKKMEGWLSKSNSNSLGELARLILYKEEIIWYHKDESKETLSVEMTAIRKELNAIGTNINQVTRYFNSTTIPAQKIFEALKVLDEYNKVKSVVEKLTVLINQLNNGRQSD; encoded by the coding sequence ATGACGCGCAAAAAAGTTGAAGCTGATGAAAAGCTCATTCACAAAATCACCATAAGAGTGTCTGACCCTTTTCTTAAGAAAATGGAAGGATGGCTTTCAAAAAGCAATAGCAACTCACTTGGAGAGTTAGCTCGCCTGATCCTGTACAAAGAGGAAATTATATGGTATCACAAAGACGAATCGAAAGAAACGCTATCGGTCGAAATGACAGCAATCAGAAAAGAGTTGAATGCCATTGGCACCAATATTAACCAGGTCACACGCTATTTCAACAGCACCACCATCCCCGCGCAAAAAATATTTGAAGCGCTGAAGGTACTGGACGAGTACAACAAGGTGAAAAGTGTGGTAGAAAAGCTAACTGTACTGATCAATCAACTTAATAATGGTCGCCAAAGTGATTAG
- a CDS encoding MauE/DoxX family redox-associated membrane protein: MKRDKILNLSSFLLASLFSYAAGSKLLDVQKFQVELGQSEMLNFIAVPVSFIIPVVEILLAILVFVPGYRLVGMYASFSLMIVFTTYIIIIMNYSYYIPCSCGGVLAKLGWREHLFFNGAFILVALAGILSHHDIDKKDLICKPRQL, translated from the coding sequence GTGAAAAGAGATAAAATATTAAACCTGAGCTCATTTTTGTTGGCGTCACTCTTCTCCTATGCGGCGGGGAGTAAATTGTTAGACGTCCAAAAATTTCAGGTGGAGCTAGGGCAGTCGGAAATGCTGAACTTTATAGCGGTCCCGGTTTCATTCATCATCCCTGTAGTGGAAATACTGCTGGCGATTCTTGTTTTTGTTCCTGGGTACCGGCTAGTGGGAATGTACGCGTCCTTCAGCCTAATGATAGTCTTCACCACCTATATCATCATTATTATGAACTACAGCTATTACATTCCCTGCTCGTGTGGTGGTGTACTAGCAAAGCTTGGATGGCGGGAACATTTGTTTTTTAACGGTGCATTTATTTTGGTTGCACTGGCAGGGATTCTAAGTCACCATGACATAGACAAAAAAGATCTGATTTGTAAACCGCGCCAACTATGA